A genomic segment from Nematostella vectensis chromosome 6, jaNemVect1.1, whole genome shotgun sequence encodes:
- the LOC5521063 gene encoding N-acetylgalactosamine kinase yields the protein MAECFEPEVKKPRLDSSPPLYGSLGYIYQTKSKQEKIRYEELQKKFLKKYNGVFPAFFARAPGRVNLIGEHIDYCGYGVLPMALEQDIVIAACPNTKGILRIANTNPDFKDFSVDNIDYNIDGEEWYHYFLCGYKGIVDRVPILDPVGMNVLVDGNVPNSAGLSSSSALVCCSCLATLHVNTLELSKTELAEVCTKCERYIGTEGGGMDQAISFLAEPGTAKHIEFNPIRAFDVTLPDGLAFVIANSLVEMKKSTSAGTHFNVRVVECRLAAKVLAKSKGLDWQKIRRLSEVQDALGVSLDEMVTIVESTLHNEAYTKEELCKFFELSDAELVTKCMSESTAAVTSFKLHDRSKHVYSEAARVLKFKEVCKTKPQDAAQVLGELMNGSFKSCSELYECSCEELNTLVTICRKAGALGSRLTGAGWGGCTVSMVREQDVDDFIAKVTKEYYSTPARQERVSEALFATRPGSGAALVCLND from the exons ATGGCGGAATGTTTCGAGCCGGAAGTGAAAAAACCTCGTCTAGATTCAAGCCCGCCTTTATATGGATCGCTGGGATACATATATCAAACCAAATCCAAGCAAGAAAAGATAAG ATATGAGGAACTCCAGAAAAAGTTTTTGAAGAAGTATAATGGTGTTTTCCCAGCATTCTTTGCAAGAGCACCAGGCAGGGTCAACCTTATTG GTGAACACATCGACTACTGTGGGTATGGCGTGTTGCCGATGGCTCTAGAGCAAGACATTGTCATTGCTGCATGTCCCAACACTAAAGGAATTCTTCGCATTGCTAACACCAATCCAGATTTCAA GGATTTCAGTGTGGATAACATTGATTACAACATCGATGGCGAGGAGTGGTATCATTACTTCCTCTGTGGATATAAG GGAATTGTTGACCGAGTCCCTATACTCGACCCAGTTGGAATGAACGTCTTGGTTGATGGTAACGTACCAAACAGTGCAGGTCTGTCTAGCTCATCTGCTCTTGTTTGCTGCTCCTGTCTGGCGACGCTTCATGTTAACACATTGGAGCTTAGCAAG ACCGAGCTTGCAGAAGTGTGTACAAAGTGCGAGAGGTACATTGGGACTGAGGGCGGTGG CATGGATCAAGCAATCTCATTTCTTGCTGAACCTGGAACT GCAAAGCATATAGAATTTAACCCTATCAGGGCCTTTGACGTCACTCTGCCAGATGGACTTGCCTTTGTTATCGCCAACAGCctg gtGGAAATGAAGAAGTCAACCTCTGCAGGGACACATTTTAATGTGCGTGTGGTAGAATGCCGGCTTGCTGCCAAG GTTTTAGCAAAATCCAAAGGACTCGATTGGCAGAAAATCCGCCGCCTGAGTGAAGTACAAGATGCTCTTGGTGTGAGTCTTGATGAAAT GGTGACTATTGTGGAATCAACTCTTCACAATGAAGCATACACCAAGGAGGAGCTTTGTAAATTTTTTGAATTGAGT GATGCAGAGCTGGTAACAAAGTGTATGAGTGAGTCAACAGCTGCTGTAACCAGCTTTAAGTTACATGACCGATCAAAGCATGTCTACTCAGAGGCAGCGAGGGTTCTCAAGTTTAAAGAAGTCTGCAAAACCAAACCTCAGGATGCCGCACAG GTCCTTGGAGAGTTGATGAACGGCAGTTTTAAGAGTTGTAGCGAGCTTTATGAGTGTAGCTGCGAGGAGCTTAACACCCTAGTGACTATCTGCAG GAAAGCGGGTGCCCTGGGTTCTCGCCTGACCGGGGCGGGCTGGGGCGGCTGCACTGTATCCATGGTCCGTGAACAAGATGTGGATGACTTCATCGCGAAGGTCACCAAAGagtactactccacccctgcCCGTCAGGAGCGAGTCTCGGAGGCGCTGTTTGCGACCAGGCCTGGTAGTGGAGCGGCCCTTGTCTGTCTCAATGATTGA